From a single Sinorhizobium sp. RAC02 genomic region:
- a CDS encoding transporter substrate-binding domain-containing protein produces MKKTSVLAFGLVAATALTSPAKADKLDDIISSGTLRCAVVLDFPPMGARDESNNPIGFDVDYCNDLAKALGVTAEIVETPFPERIPALMSGRVDVGVASTSDTLERAKTVGMTVPYFAFQMAVTANDKSGVKSFEDMKGKVVGATAGTFEAIALEKSVKEWGAGEFRPYQTQADVFLALSQGQIDATVSTSTVAQSNVKSGKFAGISVVGNAPYDIDYVALFTNREEYGLINYLNLFINQQVRTGRYNELYEKWVGGEVPSLSINGVYR; encoded by the coding sequence ATGAAGAAGACTTCGGTCCTCGCCTTCGGCCTCGTGGCCGCCACCGCTCTGACCAGCCCGGCCAAGGCCGACAAGCTGGACGACATCATCTCGTCCGGCACGCTGCGCTGCGCCGTCGTTCTCGACTTCCCGCCCATGGGCGCGCGCGACGAGAGCAACAACCCGATCGGTTTCGACGTCGACTATTGCAACGATCTCGCCAAGGCGCTCGGCGTCACCGCCGAAATCGTTGAAACGCCCTTCCCGGAGCGCATCCCGGCCCTGATGTCCGGCCGCGTCGATGTCGGCGTCGCCTCGACCTCCGACACGCTGGAACGCGCCAAGACGGTCGGCATGACCGTTCCCTACTTCGCCTTCCAGATGGCCGTCACGGCCAACGACAAGTCGGGCGTAAAATCCTTCGAAGACATGAAGGGCAAGGTCGTCGGCGCCACTGCCGGCACGTTCGAAGCCATCGCGCTGGAAAAGTCGGTCAAGGAATGGGGCGCTGGCGAATTCCGCCCGTACCAGACCCAGGCTGACGTCTTCCTCGCGCTGAGCCAGGGCCAGATCGACGCCACCGTCTCGACCTCGACGGTCGCCCAGTCCAACGTCAAGAGCGGCAAGTTCGCTGGCATCTCGGTCGTCGGCAACGCGCCCTACGACATCGACTATGTCGCGCTCTTCACCAACCGCGAAGAATACGGCCTGATCAACTACCTGAACCTCTTCATCAACCAGCAGGTTCGCACCGGCCGTTACAACGAACTCTACGAAAAGTGGGTCGGCGGCGAAGTGCCGTCCCTTTCGATCAACGGCGTTTATCGCTAA
- a CDS encoding amino acid ABC transporter permease, whose product MFSYNFHWNQAFKALPQMLEGALVTLQIALLSMAIGLAVALALTLFRLSGNRILNGFATAWVEVARNTPALFQIYMAHFGLGNFGIHLSPYTALLVGIAFNNAGYLAENFRGALKAIPDTQTRAGRSLGMTPLQAFRYIVMPQMLRIAFLPATNQMVWAILMTSLGVTVGMNTDLAGVTQALNAVSFRTFEFFALAAVIYYLIAKAVTLAARLAATRMFRY is encoded by the coding sequence ATGTTCAGTTACAATTTCCATTGGAACCAGGCCTTCAAGGCCCTGCCGCAGATGCTGGAGGGCGCGCTCGTCACGCTCCAGATCGCGCTGCTGTCCATGGCCATCGGCCTTGCCGTCGCGCTCGCGCTGACGCTCTTCCGGCTGTCCGGCAACCGCATCTTGAACGGCTTCGCCACGGCCTGGGTCGAGGTCGCGCGCAACACGCCGGCCCTCTTCCAGATCTACATGGCCCATTTCGGCCTCGGCAATTTCGGCATCCACCTGAGCCCTTATACGGCGCTGCTCGTGGGGATCGCCTTCAACAATGCCGGCTATCTTGCAGAAAACTTCCGCGGCGCGCTGAAGGCGATCCCCGACACGCAGACGCGTGCGGGCCGCTCGCTCGGCATGACGCCGCTGCAGGCTTTCCGCTATATCGTCATGCCGCAGATGCTGCGCATCGCCTTCCTGCCGGCCACCAACCAGATGGTCTGGGCAATCCTGATGACCTCGCTCGGTGTCACGGTCGGCATGAACACGGACCTTGCCGGCGTCACGCAGGCGCTGAATGCGGTGTCCTTCCGTACCTTCGAATTCTTCGCGCTCGCGGCGGTCATCTATTACCTGATCGCCAAGGCCGTGACGCTGGCAGCGCGCCTCGCTGCCACGCGCATGTTCCGCTACTGA
- a CDS encoding amino acid ABC transporter permease: MFDTALTLADLGFLAKGAAMTLAVTAVSVLAGTILGIFFGVLRNQLGPYWSMPITFLLDVFRSVPLLIQLVLGNAAQSIMKLGWAPFTTSCVVLSLYTAAYCTEIVRGGISSVPMTTRRAARSLGMTWWQDMRYIVAPLATRVSLPAWIGLTLGVMKDSALVLWLGLIELLRASQILVTRLQEPLFILLICGAIYFIISFPIARLGGYLEKRWSPND, from the coding sequence ATGTTCGATACCGCTCTCACGCTTGCCGATCTCGGCTTCCTCGCCAAGGGCGCGGCGATGACGCTTGCCGTCACCGCCGTCTCCGTCCTCGCCGGCACCATTCTCGGCATCTTCTTCGGCGTGCTGCGCAACCAGCTCGGCCCCTACTGGTCGATGCCGATCACCTTCCTGCTCGATGTCTTCCGCTCCGTGCCGCTGCTCATACAACTCGTGCTCGGCAACGCGGCGCAATCGATCATGAAGCTCGGCTGGGCGCCCTTCACCACCTCCTGCGTGGTGCTGTCGCTCTATACCGCCGCCTATTGCACCGAGATCGTGCGCGGCGGCATCTCCTCCGTGCCGATGACCACGCGCCGCGCGGCCCGCTCGCTCGGCATGACCTGGTGGCAGGACATGCGCTACATCGTGGCGCCACTCGCCACCCGCGTCTCGCTGCCCGCCTGGATCGGGTTGACACTTGGCGTCATGAAGGATTCGGCGCTGGTTCTGTGGCTCGGCCTGATCGAGCTCCTGCGCGCCTCGCAGATCCTCGTCACGCGCCTGCAGGAGCCGCTGTTCATCCTGCTGATCTGCGGCGCCATCTACTTCATCATCAGCTTCCCCATAGCCCGACTTGGCGGCTATCTCGAAAAACGGTGGTCCCCCAATGATTGA
- a CDS encoding amino acid ABC transporter ATP-binding protein: MIEIENVRKSFGQLEVLKGINLTVQKGEVLTIIGGSGSGKSTLLTCINGLETIDAGRIVVDGTDVHAKATDLNKLRRKLGIVFQQFNAFPHLTVLENVMLAPVKVLGQSKAEAEAMAVKQLTHVGLGDKLKVYPNRMSGGQQQRMAIARALAMSPAYMLFDEVTSALDPQLVGEVLDTLRMLASEGMTMICVTHEMKFAREVSDRVAFFHKGVMAEIAPPEQLFGAPKDPELQTFLAATH; the protein is encoded by the coding sequence ATGATTGAGATCGAAAACGTCCGCAAATCCTTCGGCCAGCTGGAAGTCCTGAAGGGGATCAACCTTACCGTCCAGAAGGGCGAGGTGCTGACCATCATCGGAGGCTCGGGCTCGGGCAAGTCGACGCTGCTCACCTGCATCAACGGCCTCGAGACGATCGATGCCGGCCGCATCGTGGTCGACGGCACCGATGTTCATGCCAAGGCGACGGACCTCAACAAGCTGCGCCGCAAGCTCGGCATCGTCTTCCAGCAGTTCAACGCCTTCCCGCACCTCACCGTGCTGGAAAACGTCATGCTGGCGCCGGTCAAGGTGCTCGGCCAGTCGAAGGCCGAAGCCGAGGCCATGGCCGTCAAGCAGCTCACCCATGTCGGCCTCGGCGACAAGCTGAAGGTCTATCCGAACCGCATGTCCGGCGGTCAGCAGCAGCGCATGGCGATTGCCCGCGCACTTGCCATGTCGCCGGCCTACATGCTGTTCGACGAGGTGACCTCGGCGCTCGACCCGCAGCTCGTCGGCGAAGTGCTCGACACGCTGCGCATGCTCGCCTCCGAAGGCATGACGATGATCTGCGTCACGCATGAAATGAAGTTCGCCCGCGAAGTCTCCGACCGCGTCGCCTTCTTCCACAAGGGCGTGATGGCCGAGATCGCACCGCCGGAACAGCTGTTCGGCGCGCCGAAGGATCCCGAGCTGCAGACCTTCCTCGCCGCCACGCATTGA
- a CDS encoding FAD-dependent oxidoreductase — MKTDIEPGVVVIGAGVVGLSAAIAAQARGLSVTVLEREAPAAGASAGNAGAFAFTDILPLASPGILKKAPKWLLDPLGPLSIPPSYALQIAPWMFRFWRACSARHVAHSTAAQTALMDLSKAALEPFLTETGTIAMLRKEGNLQVYESQAELNASLPGWTAREAHGVEFRHMDARAMADIQPGLAPRFTHGTFTPGWYSIADPKLYTLALADHFRAKGGTIERAEVSSLHPIEGGVEIRTADGRTLRAQNVVLAAGAFSHQVARSLGETIPLETERGYNTTLPADAFDLRTQVTFGGHGFVVTRLSTGIRVGGAVELGGLKLPPNFRRSEATLEKARAFLPGLKPAGGVQWMGFRPSLPDSLPAIGRARATPRVVYAFGHGHLGLTQSAGTARLVADLLTNDRTAIDIAAFSPQRF, encoded by the coding sequence ATGAAGACAGATATCGAGCCCGGCGTCGTCGTCATCGGCGCCGGCGTGGTCGGCCTTTCGGCGGCCATTGCCGCGCAGGCGCGCGGCCTTTCCGTCACCGTGCTGGAACGCGAGGCCCCGGCCGCCGGTGCTTCTGCCGGAAATGCAGGCGCTTTCGCCTTTACCGACATCCTGCCGCTCGCCTCGCCCGGCATCCTGAAGAAGGCGCCGAAATGGCTGCTCGATCCGCTCGGGCCGCTCAGCATCCCGCCGTCCTACGCCTTGCAGATCGCGCCGTGGATGTTCCGCTTCTGGCGCGCCTGCTCGGCCAGGCACGTCGCCCATTCCACTGCGGCACAGACCGCGCTGATGGACCTCTCCAAGGCGGCGCTGGAGCCCTTCCTCACCGAGACCGGCACCATCGCGATGCTGCGCAAGGAAGGCAACCTCCAGGTCTATGAAAGCCAGGCCGAACTGAACGCCTCGCTGCCCGGCTGGACGGCGCGCGAAGCGCATGGCGTCGAATTCCGCCACATGGATGCGCGTGCCATGGCGGACATCCAGCCCGGCCTTGCGCCCCGCTTCACGCACGGCACGTTCACGCCTGGCTGGTATTCGATCGCCGATCCGAAACTCTATACGCTGGCGCTCGCCGACCATTTTCGTGCCAAGGGCGGCACAATCGAACGCGCCGAGGTTTCCAGCCTGCACCCGATCGAGGGCGGCGTGGAAATCCGCACGGCTGACGGCCGGACACTGCGGGCGCAAAATGTCGTGCTCGCGGCCGGTGCCTTCTCCCATCAGGTCGCTCGCTCGCTTGGTGAAACCATCCCGCTCGAAACCGAGCGCGGCTACAACACGACACTGCCGGCCGACGCCTTCGACCTGCGCACGCAGGTGACCTTCGGCGGCCACGGCTTTGTCGTTACCCGGCTTTCGACCGGCATCCGCGTTGGCGGCGCGGTGGAGCTTGGCGGACTGAAGCTACCGCCGAACTTCCGCCGGTCTGAAGCCACGCTGGAAAAAGCGCGCGCCTTCCTGCCGGGCCTGAAGCCTGCGGGCGGCGTACAGTGGATGGGTTTTCGCCCGTCGCTACCCGACAGCCTGCCCGCCATCGGCCGCGCCCGCGCGACGCCGCGGGTCGTCTATGCCTTCGGCCACGGCCATCTCGGCCTCACCCAGTCGGCGGGCACGGCACGGCTCGTCGCCGACCTGCTGACGAACGACCGGACAGCCATCGACATCGCCGCCTTCTCGCCGCAACGTTTCTGA
- a CDS encoding aconitase X, whose product MADLSARSILAGTASGPVIAAGEALSFWGGVDPATGKVIDVHHPLHGVPITGGILMMPSSRGSCTGSGVLLDLALTGRAPAALVFSEAEDVLTLGALIAAEMFGKSLPVLRVSHDAYAALCRAKSARISETVIEADGLMIPVAPPATAALDLTADDRAMLEGRDGVAVQLALRITVAMAAQQGAEKLIDVVQGHIDGCIYASPANLTFAEKMAEMGAKVRIPTTMNAISVDRANWQAQGVPHDFGDPAARLADAYVRMGCRPTFTCSPYLLDSAPKTGEAIAWAESNAVIFANTVLGARTAKHPDFLDLCIALTGRAPLSGVYLDEHRKARRIIDVDLPENIDDAFWPLVGYLAGRAAPDRIPMLRGLAAARPTRDDLKALCAAFGTTSAAPMLHIEGVTPEADGAAAAQADTMTITRADMIDVWTMFNDGPEAVELVAIGSPHASLSECRALADALGDRKRHKDVAVIVTAGRDIMAEAGDVLTRLRASGVQVLPDLCWCSISEPVFPTATRALITNSGKYAHYGPGLSGRTVRFSNLADCIEAALTGRVPPRLPAWLA is encoded by the coding sequence ATGGCCGATCTCTCCGCCCGCAGCATTCTCGCAGGCACCGCCTCCGGCCCGGTCATCGCGGCCGGCGAGGCGCTGAGTTTCTGGGGCGGCGTCGATCCGGCCACCGGCAAGGTCATCGACGTGCACCACCCGCTGCACGGCGTCCCCATCACCGGCGGCATCCTGATGATGCCGTCCAGCCGCGGCTCCTGCACCGGATCGGGCGTTCTGCTCGATCTCGCCCTCACCGGCCGTGCACCGGCAGCGCTGGTGTTCAGCGAGGCGGAGGACGTGCTGACGCTCGGCGCGCTGATCGCCGCGGAAATGTTCGGCAAGTCGCTTCCGGTGTTGCGCGTTTCCCATGACGCCTATGCCGCACTCTGTCGGGCGAAGAGCGCACGGATCAGTGAGACAGTGATCGAGGCCGATGGCCTGATGATCCCCGTCGCGCCGCCCGCGACGGCCGCGCTCGACCTGACTGCCGATGACCGTGCCATGCTGGAAGGCCGCGACGGCGTCGCCGTGCAGCTCGCCCTGCGCATCACCGTCGCCATGGCCGCGCAGCAGGGCGCGGAAAAACTCATCGACGTGGTGCAGGGTCATATCGACGGCTGCATCTATGCCAGCCCGGCCAACCTTACCTTCGCGGAAAAGATGGCCGAGATGGGTGCGAAGGTGCGCATCCCCACCACGATGAACGCCATTTCCGTCGACCGCGCCAACTGGCAGGCGCAGGGCGTGCCGCACGATTTCGGCGACCCGGCCGCACGCCTTGCCGACGCCTATGTCCGCATGGGCTGCCGCCCGACCTTTACCTGTTCGCCCTATCTGCTCGACAGCGCGCCAAAAACCGGCGAGGCGATCGCCTGGGCGGAATCCAATGCGGTGATCTTCGCCAATACCGTGCTCGGCGCCCGCACGGCAAAACACCCCGATTTCCTCGACCTCTGCATCGCCCTGACCGGCCGCGCGCCGCTGTCCGGCGTCTATCTCGATGAACACCGCAAGGCGCGCCGCATCATCGACGTCGATCTGCCGGAAAATATCGACGACGCCTTCTGGCCGCTCGTCGGCTATCTCGCCGGCCGTGCCGCACCCGACCGTATCCCGATGCTGCGCGGCCTTGCCGCCGCCAGGCCGACGCGCGACGACCTCAAGGCCCTCTGCGCCGCCTTCGGCACCACCTCCGCCGCGCCCATGCTGCATATCGAGGGCGTGACGCCCGAGGCCGACGGCGCGGCCGCAGCGCAGGCCGACACGATGACCATCACCCGCGCCGATATGATCGACGTCTGGACCATGTTCAACGACGGCCCGGAAGCGGTCGAACTCGTGGCCATCGGCAGCCCGCATGCATCGCTCTCCGAGTGCCGCGCGCTCGCGGATGCGCTTGGCGACCGCAAGCGGCACAAGGATGTCGCGGTGATCGTCACCGCCGGCCGCGATATCATGGCGGAAGCCGGCGACGTGCTGACCCGGCTAAGGGCAAGCGGCGTGCAGGTGCTGCCGGACCTCTGCTGGTGCTCGATCTCCGAACCCGTCTTCCCGACGGCGACGCGTGCCCTCATCACCAATTCCGGAAAATACGCCCATTACGGCCCGGGCCTGTCCGGCCGCACCGTGCGCTTCAGCAATCTCGCCGACTGCATCGAAGCCGCTCTAACCGGCCGCGTCCCGCCGCGTTTGCCGGCATGGCTTGCCTGA
- a CDS encoding 4-oxalocrotonate tautomerase family protein: protein MPYVNIKITREGASPAQKAELIRGVTDLLVRVLDKNPATTFVVIDEVAIEDWGVGGLPVEAYRKSLTTPS from the coding sequence ATGCCTTACGTCAACATCAAGATCACCCGGGAGGGCGCGAGCCCCGCGCAGAAGGCCGAACTGATCCGCGGCGTGACCGATCTTCTCGTGCGGGTGCTCGACAAGAACCCCGCCACCACCTTCGTCGTCATCGACGAGGTGGCGATCGAGGATTGGGGCGTCGGAGGGCTTCCCGTCGAGGCCTACCGCAAATCGCTCACGACACCCTCGTAA
- a CDS encoding nuclear transport factor 2 family protein: MSTAFQDIYALLQDYFDALYFCDVEKLQRVFHPSAIYATADETPLLYRTMAEYVPIVAARQSPASRNEARRDHVDAIDIAGENTAVARVRCSIGARDFVDFLTLVRTDGQWRIIAKVFQILERQIQE; the protein is encoded by the coding sequence ATGAGCACAGCGTTCCAGGACATTTATGCGCTTCTGCAGGACTATTTCGACGCGCTTTATTTTTGCGACGTCGAAAAATTGCAGCGTGTGTTCCATCCGAGTGCAATCTACGCGACGGCGGACGAGACACCGCTTCTCTACCGCACCATGGCGGAATACGTGCCCATCGTCGCCGCCCGGCAATCGCCGGCGTCCCGCAACGAAGCCCGTCGCGATCATGTCGACGCGATCGACATCGCCGGCGAAAACACCGCCGTGGCACGCGTGCGCTGCTCGATCGGTGCGCGGGATTTCGTCGATTTCCTCACGCTCGTGCGCACGGACGGGCAATGGCGGATCATCGCCAAGGTCTTCCAGATTCTGGAACGGCAGATACAGGAGTAA